The genomic window TGCGAGCACGCTGCAAGCGGGCGAAGCAATCCCCCCTCAACTTCCTGGAGGGCGGACTGTAATCCGCCCGCAGTGTAGAGGATTCTGTTCAAACAACAGGTCGAATGCCTGAGATAAGCCGGTTTTACGGGATACGGATCTTTATGCCTGTCAACGATCATGAGCCTCCTCATATTCACGCAAGGCATGGCGATGATGAAGCGAGGATCGATATCGAGCATATCTCGCTGATCGATGGGAAGATGCCCAAGCGATTGTTAAGAAAAGTCCTCGAATGGACAACGTTACACCAAAGTGAACTGCTTTCAAATTGGAGACTCATTCGCGAAGATAAGAAACCCAATCAAGTTGATCCATAAGGAAG from Calditrichota bacterium includes these protein-coding regions:
- a CDS encoding DUF4160 domain-containing protein — encoded protein: MPEISRFYGIRIFMPVNDHEPPHIHARHGDDEARIDIEHISLIDGKMPKRLLRKVLEWTTLHQSELLSNWRLIREDKKPNQVDP